The Microbacterium phyllosphaerae region CTCGCTGGTCGCACGACGATCCTCTGCGGGTGTCTCTGACCGAGATCGCCCAGCGCGACGGCGTGGTGATCCGTCCGATCGTGGAAGTCGAGTTCCACACCCATTCGCTCGAGCTCGCCGCCGAAGGCGTCGGTGACACCCTCGTGTCGTACCACGTGGGCAAAAACCTGATGGAGTCGCGAGGGCTGACCTGGGCACCGCTCGACCCGCCGATCGTGGAGCACTACGCCTTCGTCACACGGCGGAACGGAGCGATCTCCCCCGCGACGGCGCAGTTCATGCGCCTGGCGCACCGCATCCTCCAGACGATCGCGACCGACGCGCCGTTCTCCTAGCCGCGCAGGCGCCCTGCGCGACGAAGGGGGCGGATGCCGCAGCATCCGCCCCCTTCGTGTCGTTCAGCGTGTGACTCAGAAGTCCCAGTCGTCGTCTTCCGTGGCCTCGGCCTTGCCGATGACGTAGGAGGAGCCCGAGCCCGAGAAGAAGTCGTGGTTCTCGTCGGCGTTCGGCGAGAGCGCCGACAGGATCGCCGGGTTCACGTTCGTCACGGTCGAGGGGAACATCGCTTCGTAGCCGAGGTTCATCAGCGCCTTGTTGGCGTTGTAGTGCAGGAACTTCTTGACGTCTTCGGTCAGGCCGACACCGTCGTAGAGGTCCTGGGTGTACTGCACCTCGTTGTCGTAGAGCTCGAACAGCAGGTTGAAGGTGTAGTCCTTCAGCTCCTGGCGACGCTCTTCGGTCTCGTTCTCGAGACCCTTCTGGAACTTGTATCCGATGTAGTACCCATGCACGGCCTCGTCACGGATGATGAGGCGGATCAGGTCGGCGGTGTTCGTGAGCTTCGCCTTCGACGACCAGTAGATCGGCAGGTAGAAGCCCGAGTAGAACAGGAACGACTCGAGCAGCGTCGAGGCGATCTTGCGCTTGAG contains the following coding sequences:
- the nrdF gene encoding class 1b ribonucleoside-diphosphate reductase subunit beta, whose protein sequence is MTPHPPIKLVDSVQAINWNRIIDDKDLEVWNRLVNNFWLPEKVPLSNDIQSWNTLTPDEQLLTMRVFTGLTLLDTIQGTVGAVSLIPDAITPHEEAVYTNIAFMESVHAKSYSSIFSTLASTKEIDEAFRWSTENPNLQKKAQIIMDYYQGDDPLKRKIASTLLESFLFYSGFYLPIYWSSKAKLTNTADLIRLIIRDEAVHGYYIGYKFQKGLENETEERRQELKDYTFNLLFELYDNEVQYTQDLYDGVGLTEDVKKFLHYNANKALMNLGYEAMFPSTVTNVNPAILSALSPNADENHDFFSGSGSSYVIGKAEATEDDDWDF